A part of Melioribacteraceae bacterium genomic DNA contains:
- a CDS encoding heavy-metal-associated domain-containing protein, producing the protein MNQKKYIIENMSCQHCVMAVKKELAKLELESCDVEIGSAEVKFDETKVTEEEIISSIEEAGYSVRKN; encoded by the coding sequence ATGAATCAGAAAAAATATATAATTGAAAATATGAGCTGCCAGCATTGTGTAATGGCAGTTAAAAAAGAACTTGCAAAACTGGAACTGGAATCCTGCGATGTGGAAATCGGTTCGGCTGAGGTTAAATTCGATGAGACAAAAGTCACTGAAGAAGAAATAATCAGTTCGATTGAAGAAGCCGGTTATTCAGTCAGAAAGAATTAA
- a CDS encoding heavy metal translocating P-type ATPase yields MPKKIEIPVEGMTCASCVTRVEKTISKFNGVGNVTANLATESVNIEFTEENVDLLKIAETVEEYGYKLNVGVLEKKQSESFESQSGEKNRAYIELKKEFIISLLFTIPVFLISMLSDFSFFQKIWFLNSEDTRKILLILTTPVIFISGKRFFKIFWNNLKHFTAEMNSLVAIGTGAAYGYSTLVTLFPAFAGVQESAIHVYFETSAVIITLILTGRLLEHRAKNRTTDSIRKLLELRPPTATIIRNGNEKKINISDLNLNDIVIIKPGEKIPADGEIISGSSAVDESMVTGESIPVEKGIGDNVIGGTINTNGSFNFRVSGTGDNSVLGQIIKFVKDAQATKPPIQKLVDKIAGIFVPAVIIIALATFVVWIFTGGEDSFNNALINFVAVLIIACPCALGLATPTAIMVGTGLGASHGILIRNGESIEMANKITTLVFDKTGTITEGKPVVSEIITYGINSDQLIKFIASLESNSEHPLAKSIINRAKSDGVPLLKPESFMSLTGFGITGIVDGKTVIAGNLNLMNEYSVKTAIGIKDYNKLAEEGKTVICAAIEGELKGLISIEDRIKDDSAHAISKLHSMKLKTVMLTGDNNKTAARIALETGIDEFKAGILPNEKAEVVMKYQQQNEIVGMVGDGINDAPALARADVGIAIGTGTDVAIETSQITLVKGSLSGVVKAINLSTHTLRTIKQNLFWAFIYNVVLIPLAAAGMLNPMIAALAMSLSSVSVVSNSLRLKKAKI; encoded by the coding sequence ATGCCGAAAAAAATCGAGATCCCAGTAGAAGGTATGACGTGCGCAAGTTGTGTGACCCGCGTGGAAAAAACCATAAGTAAGTTCAACGGTGTCGGAAATGTAACTGCAAACCTTGCTACCGAGAGCGTTAACATTGAATTTACAGAAGAGAATGTTGATCTCCTCAAGATTGCCGAAACTGTTGAAGAATACGGTTATAAACTTAACGTAGGAGTTCTTGAAAAAAAACAGTCGGAAAGTTTCGAATCGCAGTCCGGGGAGAAGAATCGTGCCTATATAGAGCTTAAAAAAGAATTTATAATCTCATTACTTTTTACCATCCCGGTATTTTTAATCAGCATGCTTTCAGACTTTTCTTTCTTTCAAAAGATCTGGTTTCTTAACAGTGAAGATACCCGTAAAATCCTGTTAATCTTAACAACTCCTGTCATATTCATTTCAGGAAAAAGATTTTTTAAAATTTTCTGGAATAATTTAAAGCATTTTACCGCTGAAATGAATTCACTTGTTGCAATAGGCACGGGTGCTGCATATGGATACAGTACACTGGTAACCCTTTTCCCCGCTTTCGCAGGAGTGCAAGAATCGGCAATTCATGTTTATTTTGAAACGTCGGCAGTAATTATCACACTTATACTAACGGGGCGATTACTGGAGCATAGAGCAAAAAACCGCACAACCGATTCCATCAGAAAACTACTAGAACTGAGACCACCAACAGCTACAATAATCCGAAACGGAAATGAGAAAAAAATTAATATTTCCGATCTGAATCTGAATGATATTGTAATAATAAAACCGGGCGAAAAAATTCCTGCTGATGGGGAAATTATTTCGGGCAGCAGCGCTGTTGATGAATCGATGGTTACAGGCGAGAGCATTCCGGTCGAAAAAGGAATCGGTGATAATGTTATCGGCGGTACGATCAATACAAACGGATCTTTCAATTTCAGAGTTTCCGGTACTGGGGATAATTCAGTTCTCGGCCAGATAATTAAATTTGTTAAAGACGCGCAGGCGACCAAACCGCCAATACAAAAGCTTGTAGATAAAATTGCCGGGATATTCGTACCGGCAGTAATTATAATTGCTCTTGCAACATTTGTTGTCTGGATTTTTACGGGAGGAGAAGACTCATTCAATAATGCTCTTATAAATTTTGTTGCCGTTCTAATCATTGCATGTCCATGTGCATTAGGATTAGCAACACCCACTGCGATTATGGTAGGCACAGGATTAGGAGCTTCACACGGAATTCTGATTCGCAACGGTGAGAGCATTGAAATGGCAAATAAAATTACGACTCTCGTTTTTGATAAAACCGGGACCATCACCGAAGGTAAACCTGTAGTTTCAGAAATAATTACTTATGGAATTAATTCCGATCAGTTAATAAAATTCATTGCATCTCTTGAATCTAATTCGGAACATCCACTGGCAAAATCAATTATCAACAGAGCCAAATCCGATGGCGTCCCTTTATTAAAACCGGAGTCTTTCATGAGTTTGACCGGATTTGGAATTACCGGTATTGTAGATGGAAAAACAGTAATTGCAGGTAACTTAAACCTGATGAATGAGTATTCTGTAAAAACTGCGATCGGAATTAAAGATTACAACAAGTTAGCGGAAGAAGGAAAAACTGTTATATGTGCTGCAATAGAAGGAGAATTGAAAGGATTGATTTCTATCGAGGACAGAATAAAAGACGACAGTGCGCATGCGATTTCAAAATTACATTCGATGAAACTTAAAACCGTTATGCTTACAGGTGATAATAATAAAACAGCGGCCAGGATTGCTTTGGAGACTGGTATTGATGAATTTAAAGCCGGGATATTACCGAACGAAAAAGCCGAAGTTGTTATGAAATATCAGCAACAGAATGAAATTGTAGGAATGGTAGGCGACGGTATCAATGATGCACCAGCGCTGGCTCGTGCGGATGTAGGGATAGCAATAGGTACAGGTACTGACGTTGCAATAGAAACTTCGCAGATAACTCTTGTAAAGGGAAGCCTTTCGGGTGTGGTAAAGGCGATCAATCTTTCAACTCATACGCTAAGAACAATTAAACAGAATTTGTTCTGGGCATTTATTTACAATGTTGTATTAATCCCTCTTGCGGCCGCCGGGATGCTCAATCCGATGATAGCTGCGCTGGCAATGTCTCTTAGTTCCGTATCGGTTGTATCTAATTCACTAAGACTGAAAAAGGCAAAAATTTAA
- a CDS encoding cupin domain-containing protein, which yields MSKFEIQKSPHIVPTTDGKVIEEHFGITSINTGDYSFAHMIAPAGWSEPFQTPEFDEITFIISGRKKFEVDGNEIILKKGESICVKKGTRVRYSNPFDEPCEYVSFCIPAFSIERVKREN from the coding sequence ATGAGTAAATTTGAAATACAAAAGTCGCCGCATATTGTACCGACGACCGATGGTAAAGTAATAGAAGAACATTTCGGTATAACCAGCATTAATACGGGGGATTACAGTTTTGCACATATGATAGCTCCGGCAGGCTGGTCGGAACCATTTCAAACTCCCGAGTTCGATGAGATTACATTTATTATTTCCGGAAGGAAAAAATTTGAAGTTGACGGAAATGAAATTATTCTGAAAAAAGGTGAATCGATTTGTGTTAAGAAAGGAACGCGCGTCAGGTATTCAAATCCGTTTGATGAACCATGCGAATATGTTTCGTTCTGCATCCCTGCATTTTCAATCGAAAGAGTTAAGCGGGAGAATTAA